One part of the Mariniflexile litorale genome encodes these proteins:
- a CDS encoding LuxR C-terminal-related transcriptional regulator, giving the protein MKKTILVFSLLILALFLLFQVSTYSINSGSIKIEFGIALIAIVFFIIGIYINKRSLHKPIDCSEINRKKIEDLEITAREYEVLQGISEGLSNKEIADKLFLSESTIKTYVSNLLVKLNAKRRTQALQIAKNLQII; this is encoded by the coding sequence ATGAAGAAAACCATTCTTGTTTTTTCGCTTTTAATTTTGGCGCTATTTCTATTATTTCAAGTTAGTACCTATTCCATTAATTCGGGTAGCATAAAAATAGAATTTGGCATTGCTCTAATTGCTATAGTTTTTTTTATAATTGGTATTTACATCAATAAAAGAAGTCTTCATAAACCCATAGATTGTTCTGAAATCAATCGCAAAAAAATTGAAGACTTAGAAATTACAGCGCGAGAATACGAGGTACTTCAAGGTATTTCGGAAGGCTTATCAAACAAAGAAATTGCAGATAAATTATTTCTATCCGAAAGCACCATTAAAACCTATGTTTCTAATTTACTTGTTAAGCTGAATGCTAAACGTAGAACCCAAGCTTTACAAATAGCTAAAAATCTTCAAATTATATAA
- a CDS encoding 2-hydroxyacid dehydrogenase, producing MKILHLDSNHKLLINQLNNLGFINHEDYSSSKEEIEAKIKEYDGIILRSRFSIDKQFLDAATKLKFIGRVGAGLENIDCDYAEQKGITLIAAPEGNRNAVGEHALGMLLSLFNKLNKADHEVRTGKWQREANRGIELDGRTVGIIGYGNMGKAFAKKLRGFEVEVLCYDIKKNVGDANAKQVSLKEFQEKVEVVSLHTPQTPLTLNMIDANFINQFKKPFWFINTARGKSVVTKDLVFALKYGQVLGAGLDVLEYEKASFEDMFTSTMPEPFQYLIAAKNVLLTPHVAGWTIESKEKLAQTIVDKIKTNFG from the coding sequence ATGAAAATCCTTCATCTAGACAGCAATCACAAACTATTAATCAATCAACTTAACAATTTAGGGTTCATCAATCACGAAGACTATTCATCTTCAAAAGAGGAAATTGAAGCTAAAATTAAAGAGTACGATGGTATTATTTTAAGAAGTCGATTTTCCATAGACAAGCAATTTTTAGATGCTGCTACCAAGTTAAAATTTATAGGTCGTGTAGGTGCAGGTTTAGAAAATATAGATTGCGATTATGCCGAACAAAAAGGCATCACATTAATAGCAGCGCCAGAAGGTAATAGAAATGCCGTAGGCGAGCATGCATTAGGTATGTTGCTCTCCCTTTTCAACAAACTAAATAAAGCAGATCACGAAGTACGAACAGGCAAATGGCAGCGTGAAGCCAACCGAGGCATTGAACTCGATGGTAGAACTGTTGGTATTATTGGATATGGTAATATGGGGAAAGCATTTGCCAAAAAACTTCGAGGGTTCGAGGTTGAGGTGTTATGTTATGATATTAAAAAAAATGTGGGAGATGCCAATGCAAAACAAGTATCTCTGAAAGAATTTCAAGAGAAGGTTGAGGTTGTTAGTTTGCATACGCCACAAACACCTTTAACTTTAAATATGATAGATGCTAATTTTATCAATCAATTTAAAAAACCATTTTGGTTTATAAATACTGCTCGGGGTAAAAGTGTGGTGACTAAAGATTTGGTTTTTGCTTTAAAATATGGTCAAGTTCTAGGTGCAGGTTTGGATGTGTTAGAATATGAGAAAGCTTCTTTTGAAGATATGTTTACTTCAACCATGCCTGAACCATTTCAATATTTAATAGCAGCCAAAAATGTATTGTTAACGCCACATGTTGCTGGCTGGACGATTGAAAGCAAAGAAAAATTAGCACAAACCATCGTGGATAAGATTAAAACGAATTTTGGTTAA
- a CDS encoding VOC family protein, producing the protein MKKRVTGIGGLFFKTKDPKATQDWYKKHLGFNTDDYGCTFSWKDNEGKDCSTQWSPFAEDTKYYEPSKKDFMFNYRVENLVELIAVLKKEGVTVVGDIEEYEYGKFGWILDNDGNKIELWEP; encoded by the coding sequence ATGAAAAAAAGAGTTACAGGTATTGGCGGTTTGTTTTTTAAAACAAAAGATCCTAAAGCAACACAAGACTGGTATAAAAAACATTTAGGGTTTAATACTGATGATTATGGATGTACCTTTTCTTGGAAAGATAACGAAGGAAAAGATTGTTCAACCCAATGGAGCCCGTTTGCAGAAGACACCAAATATTACGAGCCCTCCAAAAAAGATTTTATGTTCAATTATCGGGTTGAAAATTTAGTTGAATTAATAGCGGTTTTAAAAAAAGAAGGGGTTACGGTTGTTGGTGATATTGAAGAATATGAATACGGAAAATTTGGTTGGATTTTAGATAACGATGGTAATAAAATTGAACTTTGGGAACCATAG
- a CDS encoding VOC family protein, whose translation MKLGAFSVRLNVKDIKASKQFYEILGFSVLGGSMDKNYLIMKNGNTLIGLFQGMFETNILTFNPGWDENADKSDSFDDVRDIQKHLKNAGVKLEYEVETNTTGPASFMVHDPDGNTILLDQHI comes from the coding sequence ATGAAATTAGGAGCTTTTTCAGTACGTCTTAATGTTAAGGACATTAAAGCGTCAAAACAATTTTATGAAATCTTAGGATTTTCAGTATTGGGTGGTAGCATGGATAAAAACTACCTCATCATGAAAAATGGCAATACATTAATAGGATTATTTCAAGGGATGTTTGAAACTAACATTTTAACCTTTAATCCAGGGTGGGACGAAAATGCGGACAAGTCAGATTCATTTGATGATGTACGTGACATTCAAAAGCACCTAAAGAATGCAGGTGTAAAATTAGAGTATGAAGTTGAGACCAACACAACTGGTCCAGCTAGTTTTATGGTTCACGACCCCGATGGGAATACAATTCTTTTAGATCAACATATTTAA
- a CDS encoding DUF4199 domain-containing protein, with protein MKSTVIKYGMFGLLTGIVIFLAAILLGKEMSYSTQEILGYVSMAACLSFVFFGIKHYRDQVNNGVVSFRKALVIGVLISILVGVGVGIADYIYTTVINPDFASEYLETTLKTMKSNLTAEEFKVKKVELTKQMTDYGGSGFMAFLMFFTVVLIGFVISLVSGLILQRK; from the coding sequence ATGAAAAGCACAGTTATTAAATATGGCATGTTCGGGTTGTTAACAGGTATTGTTATTTTTTTGGCAGCCATTTTATTAGGAAAAGAAATGAGTTATTCTACCCAAGAAATTCTTGGTTATGTCTCAATGGCGGCTTGTTTATCCTTTGTGTTTTTTGGTATCAAACATTATAGAGATCAAGTAAATAATGGTGTTGTTAGTTTTAGAAAAGCTTTAGTTATTGGAGTGCTTATTTCCATTTTGGTTGGTGTGGGAGTTGGTATTGCCGATTATATTTACACAACGGTAATTAACCCAGATTTTGCTTCAGAGTATTTAGAAACCACTTTAAAAACTATGAAAAGCAACTTGACAGCAGAAGAATTTAAGGTTAAAAAAGTAGAACTCACTAAGCAAATGACAGATTATGGTGGTTCTGGGTTCATGGCCTTTTTAATGTTTTTCACTGTGGTTCTTATAGGATTTGTTATATCTTTAGTATCAGGATTAATACTTCAACGTAAATAA
- a CDS encoding T9SS type A sorting domain-containing protein, with amino-acid sequence MIKFYLKKEVFKPLAMLLLMLCNITPASANSDDPIINSTNFMGWTYTTDSVIWLEDFSLNNGTTNDTGSTSWSLQNSAAGTFSVQNNELKVSFNSTNEGIWKSGVIDISSWSNVSISALLRSETSSSFESEDFIKVAYILNGGSEQTFFTDTSGLGSTSTGVGNATATATQINGQTLQIIVRFKNSASDEKYFLDDVKLSGLAAGNTIWYENFSLSNGTTNDTGVTSWSLQNSAAGTFSVQNNELKASFNSTNEGIWKSGVINISCQPNVKISALLRSETSSSFESEDFIKVAYILNGGAEQTFFTDTSGLGSTSTGVGNALASSSELNGQTLQVIVRFKNSASDEKYFLDDVKVTSSATGTGSIVATAVVEGALSCGGSNVIIRGGSSVSNVSYLWTGPNAFSANTQDITVNTAGTYTLTITNSSGCSGTTSVVVASSSGGANQTVWLENFNDLANGTKVDTGATAWSIDASGIQNGLMEVIDNKFVANGSSLDSSVGIGLWSSEIIDISSLTDVQISLDAEGIGSLDSGEDYFRVYYKIGTGNEIMFANEDGDGAFSLKNYASPLFNGNTVQIIIRTKSTGDSEFYFFDNIKVTGTGAANIVATAEVVGTLSCANSQVTINGSSSIAGVTYSWSGPNGYTSSDQNIMVSTAGNYTLTVTNSICTNSTTVTVNTSSTGGTNQTVWLETFNDLANGTKVDTGATAWSIDASGIQNGLMEVIDNKFVANGSSLDSSVGIGLWSSEIIDISSLTDVQISLDAEGIGSLDSGEDYFRVYYKIGTGNEIMFANEDGDGAFSLKNYASPLFNGNTVQIIIRTKSTGDSEFYFFDNIKVTGTGAANIVATAEVVGTLSCANSQVTINGSSSIAGASYSWSGPNGFTSSDQNIMVSTAGNYTLTVTNSTCTNSTTVAVSYVTGETESIVWLEDFSNLSNGTKVDTGSTAWTSANASGSGKFEVDSNKFLISDTGSGNQGVWSSGIINIENLTKITISADISSSGAMENSGSSLDYLRLYYKLNGQTETLFSESLASINGNEGAITVSAENLNGTTLQILARSTTTDPTEIYYLDNIEVKNTVILEDIQVETSVSGIINCATEQVQITANTTTPNVTYSWTGPNGFASNQQNITVNTEGDYTVTVTSATGGCTSTSIAQVTKEDTKPIVSINASNNGVIDCNFLTAELTASSNVTGAFIRWEGFPINQNPISVSDAGTYTVFVENQDTGCITEAFVTVTKQNTKPIVSINASNNGVIDCNFLTAELTASSNVTGAFIRWEGFPINQNPISVSDAGTYTVFVENQDTGCITEAFVTVTKQDTKPIVSINASNNGVIDCNFLTAELTASSNVTGAFIRWEGFPINQNPISVSDAGTYTVFVENQDTGCITEAFVTVTKQDTKPIVSINASNNGVIDCNFLTAELTASSNVTGAFIRWEGFPINQNPISVSDAGTYTVFVENQDTGCITEAFVTVTKQDTKPIVSINASNNGVIDCNFLTAELTASSNVTGAFIRWEGFPINQNPISVSDAGTYTVFVENQDTGCITEKSFFVDSICDIVASSVSASSSSSLVSVASVTEDTPFEALVFPNPSKGEVNISFKSSKSENIRVEVYSPTGVLVRTLMNDKMDSLKNYNLKFNENRTLPSGMYICYIILENKTIVKKIILSN; translated from the coding sequence ATGATTAAATTTTACTTGAAGAAAGAGGTTTTTAAACCTCTCGCAATGCTATTGCTAATGTTATGCAACATAACACCAGCATCAGCCAACTCAGATGATCCCATTATTAATAGTACAAACTTTATGGGATGGACCTATACAACCGATAGTGTAATATGGTTGGAGGATTTCAGTCTTAACAACGGGACTACAAATGATACTGGATCGACCAGTTGGTCTTTACAAAATTCAGCTGCAGGAACTTTTTCAGTTCAAAACAATGAACTCAAAGTTTCTTTTAATTCAACAAATGAAGGCATTTGGAAATCAGGAGTTATTGATATTTCTTCGTGGTCCAATGTGAGCATTTCTGCATTGTTAAGAAGCGAAACGAGTAGTAGTTTTGAAAGCGAAGATTTTATAAAAGTCGCTTACATTTTAAATGGAGGGTCGGAACAAACCTTTTTCACAGATACTTCTGGATTGGGAAGTACATCAACTGGAGTTGGTAATGCCACTGCAACTGCTACTCAAATTAATGGTCAAACCTTGCAAATTATTGTTAGATTCAAAAACTCGGCCTCTGATGAAAAATATTTTCTGGATGATGTTAAGCTTTCTGGATTAGCCGCAGGAAACACCATATGGTATGAAAATTTTAGTCTTAGTAACGGGACTACAAATGACACTGGAGTAACTAGTTGGTCTTTACAAAATTCAGCTGCAGGAACTTTTTCAGTTCAAAACAATGAACTCAAAGCTTCTTTTAATTCAACAAATGAAGGGATATGGAAGTCAGGAGTTATTAATATTTCATGTCAGCCTAATGTTAAAATATCAGCCTTGTTAAGGAGCGAAACGAGTAGTAGTTTTGAAAGCGAAGATTTTATAAAAGTCGCTTATATTTTAAATGGGGGTGCAGAACAGACCTTTTTTACTGATACTTCCGGATTAGGAAGTACATCAACTGGTGTTGGTAATGCTTTAGCCAGTTCTTCTGAATTAAATGGTCAAACACTGCAAGTCATTGTTAGATTCAAAAACTCTGCCTCTGATGAAAAATACTTTTTAGATGACGTTAAAGTTACCAGTTCAGCTACGGGAACAGGAAGTATCGTAGCAACTGCTGTTGTTGAAGGAGCTTTGTCTTGTGGTGGTTCTAATGTAATCATAAGAGGAGGATCTTCAGTTAGTAATGTATCCTACCTTTGGACAGGGCCTAATGCATTTAGCGCAAATACCCAAGATATAACGGTAAATACCGCTGGAACTTATACACTTACAATAACTAATAGTTCAGGATGCAGTGGTACTACTTCTGTAGTAGTTGCTTCTTCATCAGGAGGTGCTAATCAAACCGTTTGGCTTGAAAACTTCAATGATCTTGCTAATGGAACAAAAGTAGATACAGGAGCAACTGCTTGGAGTATTGATGCTTCTGGGATACAAAATGGTTTAATGGAAGTTATTGATAATAAATTTGTTGCCAATGGATCCAGTCTAGACTCTTCTGTTGGCATAGGGTTATGGTCTTCTGAAATTATTGATATTTCTTCATTAACAGATGTTCAAATTTCATTGGATGCAGAAGGAATTGGTTCACTAGATAGTGGAGAGGATTATTTTAGAGTGTATTATAAGATAGGCACTGGAAATGAAATTATGTTTGCCAATGAAGATGGAGACGGCGCATTTTCATTAAAAAACTATGCTTCTCCTTTATTTAATGGAAATACTGTTCAAATTATCATTAGAACTAAAAGCACAGGAGATAGCGAATTCTATTTTTTTGATAATATAAAAGTAACGGGGACAGGTGCTGCTAATATTGTAGCCACTGCGGAAGTTGTTGGTACTCTTTCTTGTGCTAATTCACAAGTCACCATCAACGGATCATCTTCAATAGCAGGTGTTACTTATAGTTGGAGTGGACCGAATGGTTATACCAGTTCAGATCAAAATATTATGGTAAGCACGGCGGGTAATTATACTTTAACAGTAACGAATTCTATATGCACTAATTCTACTACAGTTACTGTAAATACTTCTTCAACAGGAGGTACTAATCAAACCGTTTGGTTGGAAACCTTCAATGATCTTGCTAATGGAACAAAAGTAGATACAGGAGCAACTGCTTGGAGTATTGATGCTTCTGGGATACAAAATGGTTTAATGGAAGTTATTGATAATAAATTTGTTGCCAATGGATCCAGTCTAGACTCTTCTGTTGGCATAGGGTTATGGTCTTCTGAAATTATTGATATTTCTTCATTAACAGATGTTCAAATTTCATTGGATGCAGAAGGAATTGGTTCACTAGATAGTGGAGAGGATTATTTTAGAGTGTATTATAAGATAGGCACTGGAAATGAAATTATGTTTGCCAATGAAGATGGAGACGGCGCATTTTCATTAAAAAACTATGCTTCTCCTTTATTTAATGGAAATACTGTTCAAATTATCATTAGAACTAAAAGCACAGGAGATAGCGAATTCTATTTTTTTGATAATATAAAAGTAACGGGGACAGGTGCTGCTAATATTGTAGCCACTGCGGAAGTTGTTGGTACTCTTTCTTGTGCTAATTCACAAGTCACTATCAACGGATCATCTTCAATAGCAGGAGCTAGTTATAGTTGGAGTGGACCGAATGGTTTTACCAGTTCAGATCAAAATATTATGGTCAGTACTGCGGGTAATTATACTTTAACAGTAACGAATTCTACATGCACTAATTCAACTACAGTTGCAGTAAGTTACGTCACTGGAGAAACTGAATCTATAGTTTGGTTAGAAGACTTTTCAAATCTTTCAAATGGAACAAAAGTGGATACTGGGTCAACTGCTTGGACCTCAGCAAACGCAAGCGGGAGTGGTAAGTTTGAAGTGGATTCTAATAAATTTTTAATCAGTGATACTGGATCTGGTAATCAGGGAGTATGGTCCTCTGGAATTATAAATATTGAAAATTTAACTAAAATAACCATTTCTGCTGATATTAGTAGTTCTGGTGCCATGGAGAACAGCGGAAGCAGCTTAGATTATCTAAGATTATATTATAAACTCAATGGTCAAACAGAAACCCTATTTAGCGAAAGCTTAGCTTCTATTAATGGAAACGAAGGCGCTATTACGGTTTCGGCAGAAAATTTAAATGGAACAACTTTACAGATTTTAGCGCGTTCTACCACGACGGATCCAACAGAAATCTATTATTTAGATAATATAGAAGTAAAGAACACTGTAATACTGGAAGATATTCAAGTAGAAACTAGTGTATCTGGAATTATTAATTGTGCAACTGAACAAGTACAGATTACAGCAAACACTACAACTCCCAACGTGACTTACAGTTGGACAGGACCTAATGGTTTTGCCTCAAATCAACAAAATATAACAGTAAATACAGAGGGAGACTATACAGTAACCGTTACTTCAGCAACTGGTGGTTGTACTAGTACTTCCATTGCACAGGTTACCAAAGAAGACACAAAACCTATCGTTAGTATAAATGCCAGTAACAATGGGGTTATTGATTGTAACTTTTTAACAGCCGAATTAACAGCAAGTAGTAATGTTACGGGTGCCTTCATCCGTTGGGAAGGATTTCCTATTAATCAGAACCCTATCTCGGTTAGTGATGCAGGTACGTATACCGTTTTTGTAGAAAACCAAGATACTGGTTGTATAACAGAAGCGTTTGTTACTGTTACTAAACAAAACACAAAACCTATCGTTAGTATAAATGCTAGTAACAATGGGGTTATTGATTGTAACTTTTTAACAGCCGAATTAACAGCAAGTAGTAATGTTACGGGTGCCTTCATCCGTTGGGAAGGATTTCCTATTAATCAAAACCCTATCTCGGTTAGTGATGCAGGTACGTATACCGTTTTTGTAGAAAACCAAGATACTGGTTGTATAACAGAAGCATTTGTTACTGTTACTAAACAAGACACAAAACCTATCGTTAGTATAAATGCTAGTAACAATGGGGTTATTGATTGTAACTTTTTAACAGCCGAATTAACAGCAAGTAGTAATGTTACGGGTGCCTTCATCCGTTGGGAAGGATTTCCTATTAATCAAAACCCTATCTCGGTTAGTGATGCAGGTACGTATACCGTTTTTGTAGAAAACCAAGATACTGGTTGTATAACAGAAGCATTTGTTACTGTTACTAAACAAGACACAAAACCTATCGTTAGTATAAATGCCAGTAACAATGGGGTTATTGATTGTAACTTTTTAACAGCCGAATTAACAGCAAGTAGTAATGTTACGGGTGCTTTCATACGTTGGGAAGGATTTCCTATTAATCAAAACCCTATCTCGGTTAGTGATGCAGGTACGTATACCGTTTTTGTAGAAAACCAAGATACTGGTTGTATAACAGAAGCATTTGTTACTGTTACTAAACAAGACACAAAACCTATCGTTAGTATAAATGCCAGTAACAATGGGGTTATTGATTGTAACTTTTTAACAGCCGAATTAACAGCAAGTAGTAATGTTACGGGTGCTTTCATACGTTGGGAAGGATTTCCTATTAATCAAAACCCTATCTCGGTTAGTGATGCAGGTACGTATACCGTTTTTGTAGAAAACCAAGATACTGGTTGTATAACAGAGAAGTCCTTTTTTGTAGATTCAATCTGTGATATTGTAGCATCTTCGGTTAGTGCATCTTCTTCTTCTTCTCTGGTAAGTGTAGCCTCAGTTACAGAAGACACTCCTTTTGAAGCCTTAGTATTTCCAAACCCTTCTAAAGGAGAGGTAAATATTTCATTTAAGAGCTCTAAAAGTGAAAATATCAGGGTAGAAGTATATTCTCCTACAGGTGTTTTGGTAAGAACATTAATGAATGATAAAATGGATTCATTAAAAAATTACAATCTAAAGTTTAATGAAAATAGAACACTTCCATCAGGAATGTATATTTGCTATATAATTCTAGAAAATAAAACTATTGTCAAAAAAATAATTTTATCGAATTAA
- a CDS encoding sulfite exporter TauE/SafE family protein — MTYFEILQSFHLTVLQWVAICFAVFLLGLSKSGIKGIGIIIVVILAFVFGEKTSTGILLPMLICADIFAVVYYNKHAQWHYIKKLLPAMVIGVLVGVWVGNDISEAIFKRIMAVIIIGSVLIMFYMENRKSNAIPTNKWFSNSTGFLAGFTTMVGNLAGPISDIYFLAMRMPKNEFIGTAAWLFFIINVFKLPFHIFVWNTVSAKTLVLNSVLIPMIILGFFLGAYIVKLISNVNYRRFVFLVTALGGIIMLFR, encoded by the coding sequence TTGACATATTTCGAAATTCTACAATCATTTCATTTAACAGTATTACAATGGGTAGCTATTTGTTTTGCTGTTTTTTTATTGGGTTTATCTAAATCTGGCATAAAGGGTATTGGAATTATTATTGTTGTAATACTTGCTTTTGTTTTTGGTGAAAAAACATCTACAGGTATTTTACTCCCTATGTTAATATGTGCCGATATTTTTGCAGTGGTGTATTATAACAAGCATGCCCAGTGGCATTATATAAAAAAACTATTGCCTGCTATGGTTATTGGGGTTTTAGTAGGTGTCTGGGTAGGCAACGATATTTCTGAAGCTATTTTTAAACGCATCATGGCAGTCATCATTATTGGGTCTGTACTCATCATGTTTTATATGGAAAACCGAAAATCTAACGCTATACCAACTAATAAATGGTTTTCTAATTCAACAGGTTTTCTGGCTGGTTTTACCACCATGGTTGGTAATTTAGCAGGACCTATTTCTGATATTTATTTTCTAGCCATGCGTATGCCTAAAAATGAATTTATAGGTACTGCTGCTTGGTTGTTTTTTATAATAAATGTATTTAAATTACCCTTTCATATATTCGTTTGGAATACCGTAAGTGCAAAGACCTTGGTTTTAAATTCAGTTTTAATACCCATGATCATTCTTGGCTTTTTCCTAGGAGCTTATATTGTGAAACTTATTTCGAATGTTAATTACAGACGGTTTGTATTTTTAGTTACTGCTTTAGGTGGTATAATTATGTTGTTTAGATAA